The sequence below is a genomic window from Ovis canadensis isolate MfBH-ARS-UI-01 breed Bighorn chromosome 1, ARS-UI_OviCan_v2, whole genome shotgun sequence.
AATCACTGATACATTTGGGTTTgtttatcaatgcaaagaaatagaggaaaacaacaggatgggaaagaccagagatctcttcaagaaaattagagataccaagggaacatttcatgcaaagatgggctcgataaaggacagaaatggtatggacctaacagaagcagaagatattaagaagaggtggcaagaatacacagaagaactatacaaaaaagatcttcaggacccagataatcacgatggtgtgatcactcacctagagccagacatcctggaatgtgaagttaagtgggccttagaaagcatcactacgaacaaagctagtggaggtgatggaattccagttgagctatttcaaaccctgaaagatgatgctgtgaaagtgctgtactcaatatgccaccaaatttggaaaactcagcagtggcccaataggactggaaagggtcagttttcattccaatccctaagaaaggtaatgccaaagaatgctcaaactaccgcacaattgcactcatctcacacctggtggctcagatggtaaagcgtctgtctacaatgtgggagacctgggtttgatccctgggttgggaagttccctggagaaggaaatggcaacccactccagtacttttgcctagaaaatcccatggacggaggagcctggtgtccatggggtcgcaaagagtcagacatgactgagcgacctcactttcacacgctagtaaagtaatgctcaaaattctccaagccaggcttcagcaatacgtgaaccgtgaactccctgatgttcaagctggtttcagaaaaggcagaggaaccagagatcaaattgccaacctctgctggatcatcacaaaagcaagagagttccagaaaaacatctatttctgctttactgactatgccaaagcatttgactgtgtggatcacaatgaactgtagagacttctgaaagagatgggaataccagaccacctgacctgcctcttaagaaacctgtattcaggtcaggaagcaacagttagaactgaacatggaacaacagactggttccaaagaggaaaaggagtacgtcaaggctgtatattgtcaccctgcttatttaacttctatgcagagtacatcatgagaaatgctgggctggaagaaacaagctggaatcaggattgccaggagaaatatcaataacctcagatatgcagatgacaccacctttatggcagaaagtgaagaggaactaaagggcctcttgatgaaagtgaaagaggagagtgaaaaagttggcttaaagctcaacattcagaaaacgaagatcatggcattcggtcccatcacttcatggaaaatagatggggaaacagtggaaacagtgtcagactttatttttgggagctccaaaatcactgcagatggtgattgcagccatgaaattaaaaggcacatactttttggaagaaaagttatgaccaacctagatagcatgttaaacaacagagacattactttgccgactaaggtccgtctagtaaaggctatggtttttccagtgatcatgtatggatgagagagttggacggtgaagaaagctaagcgctgaaaaactgatgcttttgaactgtggtgttggagaagattcttgagagtcccttggactgcaaggagatccaaccagtccatcctaaaggagatcagtcctgggtgttcattggaaggattgatgctgaagctaagacTCTAAagtttagccacctcatgtgaagagttgactcattggaaaagaccttgatgctgggagggactgggggcaggaggagaaggggatgacagaggatgagatggctggatggcatcactgactcgatggacatgagtttggccaggagttggtgataaacagggaggcctggtgtgctgtgattcatggggtcgcaaagagtcggacacgactgagcaactgaactgaactcatacctttctatgggacttccctggtggctcagtggtaaagaatctgcctatgatgcaggaaacctgggttcaccccctgggttgggaagatcccctggaggagggcatggcaacccactccagtattctggcctggagaattccatggacagaggagcctgacaggctacggtccatggggtcacaaagagtcatacacgactgagtgactgaactgaactgaagctatctTTTGTTCTGATCCTTGAAAGAATTTTGCTGGTAATACAGATCTTCATCCCAGGCCTGAGCCCACCTCTGCCCTGAGCCCTGTGACGATGTTGGCAGCTGGTTTCTCTGCTGTTCGTGGGTTACCAGTCCCCTGCCTCTAGGGACTCGGGGACCTGCTCCGTCTCAGTTCCTCTGCAGTTTCACCGTCATTCTCTGCATGTGCATCTCTTGACTTAAACTTCTGGGATTCACTGAGCCTTCTGAGTCTGAGAGCCAGCATCTGGGAATCCTCCAGTGACATCTCCTTGCACACGGCCTGTGCTGCACCCCACTCCCCTCTCTGGGCTTTGGCGGCTCCCCTTCCACGCTCCCGGGCTCAGCCTTGTATCTAAAAGGGGTGACCGAGCTGCTCACCAGGCATATTCAGGGAGCAGAAGACCTCTGCCGGGAGCCCCCTCCTCGCCCTGCTCCCTGTGCGGCCGGGAGCCCCACTCAGGGTTACTGAGGGTCCACAGAGCCCCTTCCCTGTCAGCTGCTGGTGCTCAGCACCATGCCTGCTCCTGGAAGAGGCAGCCAATCCTTCCGCGTCCACTCCCTCCTCTTGGGCCGGGTCTCTCCTAACCACTTGCAGGACCGGCCTCGCCACCCCTGCATGTCCTGGCAGCAAAACGTCACTCGTTCCCCAAACTGCCGCCTCCCCCATGTCTCCTCAAGTTGCTGTCACTGTGGTCACTTGGCATCTGCTACCCATCCTCGCCGTCCCTGGGAAGCTGAGGCAGGGGCCAGTGCAAGGAGCTGAGCCCCAGACCCCAGCATCCAGTCCACCAGCCAACAGGCACCTGCCCTGCAGACTAGCTTTGCCAGCAGGTCCTCCAGAGACAGGTcagggtgtgtgggggtggggtggcatggAAGGGGGGTGGAGCAGGGGGAGATGGGGGGCCTGCAGGGGGGCTTGTGTCATGCTTATCCCAGGACACAGTCAACGGCACTGTGTCCCGCCCCCCTCCACACATGCACCCGACTTGCCCACTGTGCACACAGCCCAGCCATGAAGAGAGAGGCCCCAGAGACACAGATCCTCCCTGGTTTGTCCTGAAAAGGCCTTTTAATAGAATCAAGAGATTTAATTTGTCACAGGCCATTTCTTGCGGTGTCTAACCTCCGTTAGCCAGCTAATGTCATCCAGGAGTGATGGACGGTCCTGGGACAGATGGCTCTGGAGCCCCGAAAGGGATCTGCGTCCTGTTACCTCCCCTGGGCCTCAGGAACTGGGTTATTAAATCTGCGGACCAGCTCAGTTGACTTCTGGGGAGCACTAGGCTCCAGCCGGCCGTCCCTTCCTGGGCACCCTGTGGGTCAGAGGGGAGGAAGGTCACCCCCTCAGCACCCAACTCCAGGTGGCCCTCGTCATCCCCTTTGGTGGAGAGCTCCCCcaacccaccacccccaccccacacacccttcctcctgccctgccctgctgAGGATGGGGGTGCTGGAACCAGCTGGAGGGCACCAGGCAGTTGCGGAATCTGTTGGTGTGGCCGTGAGGGCAGCAGGGTACTCCTGGGGGCTCCCCGCTGGCCACTTTGGGGGAAGGGCACCAAGAACGTTCTGGTCTTCAGGGCAGGAGACCCTGCGTTCAATACCACAAGGCCTGCAGGGTGGCTGGACATCTCCCCAGCTGTGAGAACGTGGTTTATCTCCAGGTCAAATATGAACTTTATCCCTGTTTTCAGGGAGGACAGTCACCCAGCTCCGGGCGTGGATCCCAGTCATGCTGGTCAGCAGGGCAGCCCCAGGGCCAGAGCTGGATGAAGAGGAGGGAGCCAGGCCCACTCTGGCCCCTAGGGAATGAACCCAGAAGTATGTGGCCGGTCCCCTGTGATGCCCACAGGGGCACTGTGTCAGCATCTACAGCAGCGTGGACATCCCTGCCCAGAGCCCCAGGACTGACCAGGCCATGGGGGCAGCCTGGACGCGGCAGCTCCTGGGCCCTGCTGGGGCTCACTGGTGAGCTGCCTCCACTCTCAGGCCCCAAAGTCCTTCCTCCCTGCAGTAGGGGGCTCTGCTGTGTGACCCCTCAACAAGCTTGTCGGGGTCCAGGGCTGGATGGCTGGGAGCAAAGCACGATGGTTTGTTGGTGGCAAGTGTGGCCACAGGAACTGGGCGATGGTGGTCCTGTCTCCCGGGAGGGGTCCTGAAGGCTGGCTGGGGCCCAAGGTAGGCAGCATAGGTGCCAGCAGATGGAGCCGGCCCAGAGGAAAACCAGGGCCCAGCGTGAGCCTAGGGGGACAGGAGGTCAAGACCAGGAGGAGCATCTAAGTCAGTTCAGTCCGTTTGTCTCCCATCTGCTTGTGAGGAGGGTTTGGGCAGCTCAGGAGAAGGGACAACATGAGCAGAGGAGTGGACTGCAGAGGGAATCTGGGCCAAGAGTGAAGGGAGGGCAGGCGGCAGGGCCTGGCAGGGGTGAGAGGCAGGGAGACGGGCTGAGGGTCTCAGGGTGGTGCGGGCCAGGCCAGCTGTCCCGAGAGCCGAGGAAAaccgggggaggggggcagccTCAGGCTGCTACCCATTCCAGGTGGGCTCTGGCTGCCTCGAAGCTGGGGGCCTGCAGGTAGGAGGGAAGAGAGTTTGGGTGCAGGGCTTTGGGGTGTGGATTTGGGGGAGCCCTGGGCAGGAGAGGGGACCCGTGACAATGCCCCGTGTTCTCAGCCAGGGAGGAGGCACCCCATGAGCTCAGAGCCCCTGACTGGGATCGACCAGGCTTGCAGTCAGGGGTGAGGGCTCCACTGTGAGGGTGCCATGGAGCGGGCCAGGGTCAAGTGTTCACAAGGGACGCCCCCCGCCCTGGACACGCACAGAGTTCAGCCAGGGCAGAGGGAACTctcaggggcagggcagggtgtgGCGGGGGGCCCTGGCCAAGAGGAGGGGCCAGTGGGGACCTGGCAAGGACCTGTCTGGGAAGTGTTTCGGAAACCAGGGCACACTCTTGATGGGCAGCCTGGTTCCTTGCCCAGTCTCCAAGAGTGGGGCCCTAGCTTCCATGTCCACTGGGCCATCTGGGCAGGAGCCATGGGCTGGTGGGCAATGGGGTGGCCCAGAGAGGACCCAACATGGGCTTCTTCATGggtcaggaggaggaggcaggtgaGCAGCTGGGGTCTCCAGCAGCATCATGGTGACCGTGGGCAAGGAGCTCTTATCCTACCCTATGATGGAAGGGCTCAGGGCCCGGCTGATCCTGGAGGGAGCTCACACACGGCAGAGCCGGACAGTGACGACTAGCCTGCAGCCTTCCTGTGGccaggcccccaggcccccaTGCCCAGCCCTGCAGGCCAGCAGGAGACTGGGTGGAAGGCAGCCCCACAACCTTTCTCCTGAGCCCTCTCTGGAGCTCAAGCCTGGGGGCATGACCGCAGCCAACTACTGGCAGTCTGAGGCCTGGCCTAGCCATACCAGGGTGGCCGCGATGGGGCAGTGGGGAGTCACACGGCGGCTGGTGCCCTGGGCAGACACGGGGGGAGGTGGGGTGTGGAGGCTCTGGAGAACCAACCCCCACGAGGCCCCCAGAGATACTGTCATCTGAGGATCCAGGGGCTCCTAACTCTCCTACACTGGTCTGGCAGCCTGGGGCAAGAGCTCAGGGGTGCCTTGGGCTGGGGGCTGAGTTGTGTCCAGGCAAGGGCTTAGgggtgcctggggtggggggctcagGTTTGTCCAGGCGAGGGCTCAGGGTACCTGGGGGCAGCTTGGGGTGCCTGGGGGCAGCTCAGGTGTGTTTGGCTCCCTGTACCTTTCCTGTGCCTTCCTGGACACCTGCAGGTGAGAGATGTCTGCTGGTAGTTTGCCCTGAAGTCAGGCCAGCAGAAGTCCTGTCCCCTGCCCCAATCCAGGAGGCGTCTGATTTCCACTGGTTCGTATGTCCCCTTCCCTCAGCTTGGCCTCCTTGTTGGTGGCCTCAGGAGGCAGATATGCTCTTTGGAGGGCAGAGTTTGGCAGGGTTTCTGTTCTCTTGATTAATGCTTGGCTTCAGGAAGAGAATCCCATCTTCCCATCTAGAGGGGGCCCAGGCCTAGATGCCCACCCCCAGGACATCCTCTCGGCCAGAAGGTGCTCTCCTGCCACAGAAGTCTCTTCCCTCTTGGGAGGAGCCCAGGCCCTGGTTCTTTCACCCAACTTGGTCACCCAGGGTGGGATGCCTGGATGGGAGTTCCCTGTCCCCACAGAGGGGGCTCCCGCTCTCCCCAAATCCATACCTAGACATCATCAGCCTTGACCCCGGGGTCCACGGCCAGAATCAGGTACATGAGCCAAGACAGAAGGATCTCTGGAAGTCAATCTTCATTGTAAGTGATGTCTTTGAATTTTCCACTCTCACCTCCCTCTCTTGGTTGGAAGAAACCACGATTGTCTGGGTTTCTCTGAATCCTGGTGACAGTGTCCTGAGAGTTAATTGGCTGTGTCATCGCCTCCCTGAACAAGGGCTGACTTAATCACAGAGATAACCAGCAGGCAGGAGGGACATGAGCATTTATCTCAGGCCAGCCTCTCCACTTGGTTGAGGTTGAACTGTGCCTGCCTTTGAGgacggggtggggcgggggtggggcagctGGACGAGACGCAGCCCTGAAAGTTCAAACGTCTGCGTTCCAGAAGGTCTGCGTTCCAGAAGGTCAACGCTGAGGGATCAGTGTGTCAGCAGTCATCAGCTGGAGCAGATCTGGGGGTCTGGAGGAGAGATGGGAGGGGCTTGGTGAGGCCCCTCCTCACTGGGTGAGTTACAGCCTCTGAgtgcaaaaacaaagatcatggcatctggtcccatcacttcatggcaaacaaatggggaaacaatgcagagtgacagattttattttcctgagctccaaaCCACCGTGGacggcgactgcagccatgaaattaaaagatgctcgctccttggaagaaaagctatgataaacctagaccgtgtgttaaaaatcagagatgttactttgcagacgaaggtctgtataatcaaagctatggttttcccagtagtcatgtacagatgtgatttggaccattaagaaggctgagtgccaaagaattgatgcttttcaactatggtgttggagaaggcttttgagagccccttggacagcaaggtgattaAACCAGTAAGtactagaggaaatcaaccctgaatattcactggaaggactgatgctgaagttgaagctccaatactttggccacttgttatgaagagttgactcactggaaaagaccctgatgctgggaaatattgagggcagaagagggttacagaagatgatatggttggatggcatcaactcaatggacatgagtttgagcaaacttaggaGATAGTgaaacaaggaagcctggggtgctgcagtccgtggggctgcagagtcagacacaactgagggactgaacaataacCCCCAGGAGAGAGGGCGCCAGTTCCAGAGGGTGTGGGTCATCTGccacctgctcctcccacccTCTGACCAGACACCTCTGGGATGTGTGTCCCGGGGGACCCAGTCTGGCCCATGAAGCGGGGTCCTTCTGTCCCCGCACAGCAGCCCAAGCCATCTCCACCGTGGGAGGCTTTGCTGATGGCCTCAGGGCTCCCACCACTTGGCACCTAGACAGCAGTTCTCAAAACATCTGGAAccacagactctttaccaacacATCTAGGGTCCATGAGTAAAGGACAGAAGGGCTGGTGGTGGGGGGAGTGCCTCCATCAcgctcacacccacacacaccgaTGAAGCTTGCCTTCCTGAAAGAGGAAGGTGACGGCCAAGTACAAATGCTTGGTCCAGCTCTTGGCCAGAAGAGTACTCGGGCAGAAGAAGCACCacttttagaaaatgtattttattaacatttgATGTACAAACggagaaagaataaatatcttGTCATTTCACCTTGCATGGCCGAGTGACACCTAGGACCCTGAAGGAGACGCAGAAGGTCAGGGTTGTATCCCACCCCCAAACTCTGCATGGCTCCCCACACCTACATCAGCGGTCACCCCAGGTGCTGGCGAAGCTGGGCGCCCGGTCTGACCGGGCTGGActgaccctgctcctctcagctgctccctTTGCCATCAAGGCAGGGGGACGGGGACACAGAGGCTTCAAGGACGAGCATCCGGTTGCCCAGTGTGTTGCTGTGGCCGTTAGACCACTCCGCCTGGGTGGACCCTGCAGACAACCCCGGAAGGGCCTCCCCCCACCGCTCACCCCAATATGAGCACAGAGAGCACCTGGCCCTCCTGAGGAACATTCTGGAGCTCTCAGGCCGAGGTGAAGGGTGGGGATCACAGCCTCCACAAGCCTCAGCCCAGCCCCAGTGAGGTGGGGTCCGTCTGCCATCCAGCTGGCATGGGGTTCTGTGGGGAGAAGGGACACTGCTCTGGGGCACAGGCAGGGTCAGCACCGTGTCCACCGGCCCAGGGCTGGAGCAGCCCAGGTACCACGCCTGCCAACACTGCTGGAAACCCCGCAGACCAAGGTCAGTAGGGACAAGCTGGAACCTCCGCGGCATCACCGGGGGCCTCGCTGGCTGTAGACGCGTGCTTCCGGATGGATCCCAAGTGAAAGCAACCCAAGTCCTGGGGACGCAGAGGTGCTGGCTCAGAGAGAGACAACCGGGCCGAGGCAGCACAGAGCGCCGCTCTGCGGGGTCCCCAGCCTAAGGTACAGGAGCGGACACGTGTCGTCAGGCTGCCGCGTGGGCTCAGTACGCAATCCTCCAGTGAGTGGGCTGCTCACAGGCCTTCTCCTCGTCCCCACAGAACCGGTTGTATGTTGTCTTGGGGTCCAAGCCCAGGATCTCCCTCTCCTCGTGAATTCGAAAGGAGAACGTGGAGACTGATGTGCCAATAAAAAACCTGCCGAGAATAGGTTGTCACCAGGGCTGCAGCGCAATCCCCCATCCACCACCTACCCAGATGCCTGCCGGGCCCTCACTCCTTGGTCGGGGTTCCCTGCAGCCagcaagggcctgggttcaggaCTCAGGAGTGGGCAAGCAGACCagcaagggcctgggttcaggaCTCGGGGGTGGGCAAGCAGACCagcaagggcctgggttcaggaCTCGGGGTGGGCAAGCAGACCAGCCCCTGCCTGCACGTGAGGACGCAGCCGGCAACGGGGGCCGCAGGCGAGGGGCGCCCACCGGGCGGGGGCCGCAGGCGAGGGGCGCCCACCGGGCGGGGGCCGCAGGCGAGGGGCGCCCACCGGGCGGGGGCCGCAGGCGAGGGGCGCCCACCGGGCGGGGGCCGCAGGCGAGGGGCGCCCACCGGGCGGGGGCCGCAGGCGAGGGGCGCCCACCGGGCGGGGGCCGCAGGCGAGGGGCGCCCACCGGGCGGGGGCCATAGGCGAGGGGCGCCCACCGGGCGTGCGCACAGATCCACTGGTCCACGATGGCTACGCCCCCGTCCTTGTAGAGCTCCAGCTCCTCCCACGTGGGTTCGAAGCGCACCATCTCAGGCAGCAGCCTCCGCAACTCCTCCAGCTCTGTGGGTGCGAGGGGGCCGGTGAGGGGGCACCACGGGGGGCTTGCACAGCCTAGAGGGGTCTCGCGCAGGCATGCACATACCCACAACTCTGCAGGGTACAGGGGACTCACACAGGCTTGCACACGTGCCCACGACTCACAGGCTGCAGGGGACGAGCACACGCATATACACATGCCCACAACTCATACAGGCCAAGAGGGActcgcacacacgtgcacatgtgcCCACAAGCAGGACCAAAGGGTGAGGGACGAGGACAGAAACACAACCCCACTATTAACCCAGGGAGGAACAGATGGACAGGAGCCGAATACCCTTCCTGACGGCATCTGTGGCCACGAACACCTTGTCCAGCTGGTGGGCCTTCATGAGGCTGCGGATCTTCCGCACGGCCCCGTCCAGGCTGGGCACGTCCTCCCTGTGCCCCCAGATGAAGTCTTTCCTCCTCAGGTGGACGCCCAGGTATGGGCCCCCCAGCGAGGAGCCCAGCTTGACCTGGCGAAGGGGGACCAAACTGGCTGAGCTGGTGACAGGCAGGCAGGATTCAGGGCCTGATGGGGTCTGTCCCTGGACTAATTACCAACGTCCTCAGGTTTACGCTAGGACGGGGCTCCCTGCTGAAGAGCAGCAGCTCGGGTAACTGGGGTGTAGGGCCAGGAGCCCTGTGATGGGCAAGCATGCCCCCTTCAGACCGTTCCTAACTTTTAAGGGCTTAGTTGTGAGGCATCTCAAGAGAGAAATGCACCCTGCCCCCCAGGATTACGGGGCAGGGCGGGTACCTTCATCCTGGTCCAGTCCTCCTCAAAGGGGATTCCATCAGCCACGTCCGTGGAGTTGAGGTACCTGCTCCTGAACTCGTCCCCCACCGCCCGCAGGTGCCTGGCGAACACCATGCTGCGCCGGGTCTGCAGGAAGACAGGCCGTGAGCCCGTCACCAACCCTCCTCGCCCGGCATTCCCTCTTGTCCCCAGAACCCCCTCATCCATCAGGAGTCCAACCCAAGGGAAACAAGCGAGCTAGGGCCTCAAGCAGTGGATTCAAGGTGGAGCCCACCATTCGGACAGTCAGGAGCATCCAGGGGGCGTGACTGTATCGGCCTGGGAAGCTCCGACGGGCTGTGCAGGCCGATGCTGCGGCTCTCTCTACTCCCAAGAGTCCCCGTGGCCTGGGGCCCTTGAAGGTGACTGGCAGGGTCGGGAAAGTGCTGAGGGGTCACCACCCTGCAGGGCTGGTGGGGGCCCAGTGCTGCTGAGAGGCACAGAACCCATGTCCACGTGATGACAACGGCCCTTCTGTGACTCTGAAACCGCCCGTTCAGGAGGTGTCCGAGTCCAAGGAGCAGGGCTCTCACCTGGGGGCCTCTGCCCAGCCCAACCCTCACTCCtattttgagtcagttctggtaCCCGTGGGAGGGTGGGTGCTGCCCCTGCAGCCAGCCCACCCATCCCGATGCTCCTGGCAGAGCCCCGGACAGGCCAGGCCATGGACAGGCCAGGCGTGCCTACGTCACCTGGGTCTCCACCTTGTAGCCGGGGGCTCTTCTCAGGGAACgcctgatgcttttgcactgggCCTCCATGGGCGGGACTGCACCTCTTTTCCAAACCAGACACCTGATGACTAGGCGTCCCCACCCCAGAAGGACGGAAGGCCTTGGCCCACCTCCATCACCATCCGTCCACCAGAGCCAGCACTTCCCCGTCAAAGCAGAGCCCAGTCCCACTGTCAAGGACTCGAGCAGACAGCGCCCACCTCCCATGGCTGAGCACATGGGGCCAGAGCTCTCGTCCAGGCTCCCAGCACCAGCAGCAGGGACAGCCGGCTCGGGAGGAGGGCCCAGGACACCCCAGCCCTCTCCCAGGAGCACCTCCATGGGCAGGCGGGGAGCACTTGCTGGTGGGCCCACCCTCAGATGCTCTGGGCCTCACTGTGTTAGTCAGCAGGCGGACACAGgagctgctctgtgtgtgtgcatgttgggGCAGGGTGAGGGGGATGTATTTCCCAAACTACACACGTTCACACAGATGCTCAAGGCAACACTCACGTCCCAATACTCCTTCCCGCCGTAGTGGTCGTGGAGGAGGTTCTCAGCTCGGTCCAACATCACAGACCtatttttaaacaacagaaaaagaaggTCTTTATGCCCATGTGCTCCACTAAGTACCATCATATGGGAGGGCTCTGGGCCAGGGAACAGTCCAGGACAAAACCTGAGCAGGTCCAAACCCTGTGGGGTCAGCTGGGTGCATGAGGGCAAGTCTCTGACGACCCTCTCAAAGGCGGCCGTCTGCAGAGGGCTTCTGCCTCCTCAGTGGCTCTAAACGTTCGCAGACTCTCTACTGCCCTAGCCACTGAACTTGCTCAGCAGCCAGCTCCCTTATGActatcaatgcaaaaaaatcacacaaatacacaaaatgaataaaactagCCAAGAGAACCCAGCAACatactaaaagaaaaacacaaaggacAAATGGAGTTCATACCAGGAATGCAAAGCTGGTTCAATGTTAGAACAGCTGTGGCTTAACTCGCATTCCTGGGTAAAGGGCAAAGCCAAACCACCACAGCTAGCCCAAAGGAGTGAGTGAGTGTTTACCCCTGCTTCTAAGGATCATCTTAACAAAAGAGAAGCCTTGTCACATGTGTCCTTGGGCCAAAAGGCAGGCCCCTTCTTCAGGGAGCGTCAACTCGATCCTTCAAAGTGCGGGGCAGAAGAGGCTGCCCACCTGAGCTCATCAAGCAACTTGAAGAGTCAGAGAGGACCCTCCAGAGCAGGCCACATCCACTCCAGGCTGGCCCCCTGGGCAGGACAACCTTGGAGAGGACGGCTCCCAGATGCCTGGGTGGGGGACACAGGTGGGGTGATCAGAGGCTCCATTTTTAAGCCAAAAAAGATCCTCAGGGGCTCAGAGTTAATtgtggaagctgaaactataaaaagtagaataagaaagaatttttaagaataatgaaatggtaaagattattaaaacatcttctggtttattgaccatgctaaagccttaaaattcttcaa
It includes:
- the POFUT2 gene encoding GDP-fucose protein O-fucosyltransferase 2 gives rise to the protein MAALAVVFLLLWAASWPSASASGEEFWPGQSAADILSGAASRRRYLLYDVNPPEGFNLRRDVYIRVASLLKTLLKTEEWVLVLPPWGRLYHWQSPDIHQVRIPWSDFFDLPSLNRNIPVIEYEQFIAESGGPFIDQVYVLQGYAEGWKEGAWEEKIDSRPCIEPPLYSQDKHEYYRGWFWGYEETRGLNVSCLSVQGSASIIAPVLLRNTSARSVMLDRAENLLHDHYGGKEYWDTRRSMVFARHLRAVGDEFRSRYLNSTDVADGIPFEEDWTRMKVKLGSSLGGPYLGVHLRRKDFIWGHREDVPSLDGAVRKIRSLMKAHQLDKVFVATDAVRKELEELRRLLPEMVRFEPTWEELELYKDGGVAIVDQWICAHARFFIGTSVSTFSFRIHEEREILGLDPKTTYNRFCGDEEKACEQPTHWRIAY